The Flavobacterium sp. genome window below encodes:
- a CDS encoding 3-hydroxyanthranilate 3,4-dioxygenase, producing the protein MAIAKPFNLTKWIEDNRHLLKPPVGNKNLYVDSGDYIVMIVAGPNARKDYHYNETEELFYQLEGSIKVVIQEDGERKEMELNAGDMYLHPAKIPHSPVRSEGSIGLVIECKRAGKGFTDGLLWHCDNCNHKLYEVYFELHNIEKDFLPHFEHFYNSEELRTCDNCGTVMETDPRFTAKK; encoded by the coding sequence ATGGCTATAGCTAAACCATTCAATCTTACTAAATGGATTGAAGATAACCGACACTTACTAAAACCACCAGTTGGAAATAAAAATCTATATGTAGACTCAGGCGATTATATCGTAATGATTGTTGCCGGACCAAATGCCCGAAAAGATTATCATTATAATGAAACCGAAGAGCTTTTTTATCAGTTAGAAGGAAGTATAAAAGTTGTAATTCAGGAAGATGGCGAGCGTAAAGAAATGGAATTAAATGCTGGCGATATGTATTTGCATCCTGCCAAAATTCCGCATTCACCAGTTCGTTCCGAAGGTTCAATCGGATTAGTAATTGAGTGTAAACGTGCTGGAAAAGGATTTACAGATGGTTTGCTTTGGCATTGTGATAATTGTAATCATAAACTTTACGAGGTATATTTTGAATTGCATAATATAGAGAAAGATTTTCTGCCTCATTTTGAACATTTCTACAATTCAGAAGAATTAAGAACCTGCGATAATTGTGGAACTGTTATGGAAACGGATCCTAGATTTACGGCTAAGAAATAA